The genomic stretch AATTCGTTGAGTAACGAATCCATTACATGCATGCATAATTAGCTTTGGTCTATTATGTGGATATAAAAGGCATTTCCACTTTAGTACTAATCTTTGTTTCAAGCATTACGTTTGATCATTTATTGGTAATATAGTATCATTGTAATGTTTGAGTAACATATTAGTGGGTAAGCTGTTTTAAAGCTTATGATTGCTATTTAGCATGCAAAGTATATGGTGATAGGAGCCGACTCTTGTATGGGATATGAGGGTTAGTCTTATCAGTTGGGTTATATTAGATATAGCCAAGTGTGTTATTAAATTGTTTAAATGACACATAAAACATGAAGTACTACGGTTATGCAATAACTGTGTACGACAGTTATATTAGATATAATTGTTAGTGCTAATATTTGATATAAGCACTTGTGTTATTCAAATTGTTTGAATGACATTAAAACTTGACCAGTTAAAGATTATTGagtttttaattgataaaatatgAGGTATTTTGTCAAAGGTTGCCACTCAGGTAGACAATAAAGTTATTTTATTTTCGTTTACAAGAAACGACCTGACAACCAGGGGGATTGTAGTTCGGAGATATAataatattgtctattgtatatgATACGGGGGTGAAGAAAAGTTAACTAATCTTGTACTTTTAGTCTGGACAACCCAGAGGGTATGACATTTATTAATTTTCTGTCACTAGAGTGGATAAACTCAACTACACTAATAGGTACGACCTGACAACCAGGGGACTATGTAGTGTAGAGCCTGAAATGATTTTATAAGATAAAATCAGATGAATTTTAATTATGATGAGAAGCGACCTGACAACCAGGGGGCTCATGCATGTTTTAAAATTCTTATATATCATTATGAGGAAGTCCATACCATGATGATGTATGATTATGTTCTTATTGGATTGTTTTCTTTCCGACTAAGATTTCTCaaaggaggctagtgggagtacaGTCATTTTCCTATTGCTAATAGGAAATGATGTGCTAACCATGAAAGAGACAAAGATTTGGCTATCTGAACAGTTCTCCATAGAGGATATGGGAGAAGCGGCTTATATTCTTGGAATAAGAATCTATGGAGATAGATTCAGGAAGCTGCTATGGCTCTCCCAAATTTGTACACTGAGCAGTCAAGTTGTACAAGGCTTGATGTGTCTTACCCGCTAGGAGTAGTGAGTAGGCATCATGCAATCCGGATGAGGGATATTGGAAAGTGGTGAAAACCATCtttgagtacttgagaagaactaaggaccaATTCCTCATTTTTGGAGATTGTAAGCTAAAAGTGTTTAGCTGTACTAATGCAAGTTTCGCATTGGATACGGATGATAGCAAGTCTATCTCTGGTTATGCTTTAACCTTAAATGGTGAGCagtgagttggaagaattccataAAAGCTAAAGTAGTCGACTCGAAGAATCAAGTAAAGTACTTAGCCGTATGTGATGCTGTTAAGGAAGCCGTTTGGATAAGAAAGTTCTTAACTGAACTTGGTGTTGTTCCTTCACTGGAGGAAGGTAttcctctattgtgtgtcaataAGGAGTTATTGCACAGGCTAAAAAGCTAAGGGGACCACCAACGATCTAAACATGTTCTTCGGAAATTTCACTTGGTTAGAGAAATATTCGAACATGGAGATGTTCAAATTCATTAGGTGTAAGGGAAAGAAATGATGCAGATCCTTTCACTAAGGTGCTTTTATCAAAGGAGTTTGACAAGCACAGGTGGAATATAGGATCAAGGCTCATTACCGATTGCCTCTAggtcaagtgggagattgttggaactaTGCCCCAGAGCAATTGTTATGAAACGTTTTGAACGAATTTCATACAGTATAATTATTAATGGAGATTAATAATTAGATGGCattttcttattatcttatttaaAGTATTAATACGATGATAAGTCCTTCATTAAACTGGTACACTTGACATCATAATGGAGATTATGATAATGAGAGTCGAGTATTATAAAGTTTAGTGTAAAAGTGTTCTTGGTCGTTGGATCATCAGAATGGGACTATGATAATCCGGATAGACCAATATATTGATAACGGTACTCATATGAAGAGTATTAATGGATCTCATTCATTAAGTTATAATATAGATAATGCATATGGAGATATGATTATTGAACGTGGCCAACAGTGAGATTTCTCAAATGGTTATTATTACCTATGCACTGTCAATGTGGAAATTCTCTTAAGGAGTAGTTGTATATTTTATCCTTTGACCTGAGATCATCATTGTAGTTAATAGACTACTTATTGTACTTAGATACCGgacacctagtgtgtaaaaatgctAGTTGAATGATCATTGGGTATAATTAACTACCTATGTAATTAGTGGTGAGTCAAGACGGAATCCGTCAGCTCAAGgtaatgagtttgaactctatgttgtcattaatcttattggtcaTATAAAAACCTTGGCCAGGGTAGACGAATGATTTAAGAAAGGAGTTTCTTAAAGTCATTTCCAACCAATAATGATAGGCATGTAACATAGTGGTCGTCTAGtggggtttgtggtcaaaccatACCCTAGGACGATCCGGAGTTGGAACGCGGAGGAAATAAATACGGTATCCTTTACCAGGTTCGAGTACAGTGAAGTACAGTGAATATTGGTATTCACGTTATCCGGCCGTCGGGGAGTGTTGTTAGACGCCAAcctcgattaatagttaatgagattaattattatcggtttagcgatgaacctatgtggtcacacacttacggtgtgatatttaacgtttacggttatttaatttattatgagataataaagttaaataatctcgacgacatatttttatattgtccgctaacacggaaatatagttaatatcggaaTAACGTTTGTATGAGAGACGGATCGCAATGGCCTTAATGACCCACGTGTCTTTTAAGATAATGATGATGAGTCATTATGGGATAATGCTAATCATCAAAGGCTACGTGCATGCATATGTCATTTGTGTCCTTAGCCAATTAAAAGGTGACTAATACAACCTTTGCTTGGGCACTAAGTTACTCATTTGCCTATAAATAGGCATGGGTCgtgattattaaaaaaaaaaaaacaacaaaccaAGTTTCTAAAAATGGTCTCTCATAAACGTGAGAAAAGTGTCTTTTCTCTATATCCGAGGTCGTCTCAAGGGTTGAGAACGTTAGTCTATCTACCGGTGTGGATACACTAGAGACTCCGTATTTTCGGGGTTAGACCAATTTATTATCTACACATAAAGTATGTGTCCCTTTACCcagttttacaagtttttaaatgCAATAGGTCTCAGGAGGACCGCGTTTCTGTCTTCCGCTGCTACATCTGATGTGCCGCGGTCCCTTCATACACAAGTTCACAACCATGCACGACGATCCCATATAACAGGACCCCTGCTCCAACACGAGAACACTTGAGGAAGGGAAACCAAGTTAGCACAAATGTAAAGAGCATGGTCCTAGTAGTCCGGTACCTGACACAAGATATCAACAGCAGTCAGCAGGCATGATTAATGATTCATCAACTATACAAAGAGCGTATGTAGTTATGTACAGTACATACCAGAATTTAAATTCGTAAAGCCTGCGAACAAGAGAGTCAAACTGGTCGGGGGATAATTTGTGGCGGAAGAATTCATTGATACACGGCTCATGGCGTATGAGTTGATGATCAGGAGTTAAGTGGACAATACGTGCCCAATCGGAAGCTTCCCAAACCGATAGGGTATCTAGAGACAAGTAGAATATGAGGTCTCGAAAGCAGACACACCCTGAAACATAGGTGAGCAAGTAGTAGCCAGGATCATAGTATAATATCCTGACCGCATGAGCCACAACAATTACCGAAGTAAGACACCATCTAAACACTTGGTTAGACTCTCCCTTTACCGAATAATCTTTTTCCGTCCTTTCTACATACTTGCTTTTTCGCTCTGCCCGTATCTGATTCCACACTCTCACCAATCCCAATCCCGATCCTGATGATAACatgctattgttattattattaatattataatcaGTTTGATAGCGGTAAGTGATGGGAGAGCTGATAACTTTGGTCTCCTCGTTAACATGCGGTTTCATGGTGATCTGACCGCCAACCAACCAGGGATGGCCCCAGACCTGCATCTTTGCAACCATAGATTGCTACGGTTACAGTTACAATTACCGACTCGTAGACGCCTTTTGTGTTTTAGGTTtctattaataaaggaagctttttttcgagcgattattgAGAGTCCAAGTTTTGCGAAACACCTTAaggggtgtttggttcaactcATAAAgatatgaggtatgggtttggaatgagtcAAACCCATACCAAGGGTTTGTTTGGCAAAAATAcaggtttcatacccatacctcaaacccatgaggtatgggtttctcatacccaagaagggaggtgggtatgagattgatacccataaCTATCaagtaataaaaccaaaaaacatgaaaaaaagttaaatgaaacattttaaatgatttttttttttacatttatttgatcaactcttcattttcatgattttttagtatcaaaaataattatttttaatgctgtattttagatttttttaACTTTGATAAAGTTCGATCTCATTCCACCcaaaattgaaacaaacacatggtatgggGAATCACGTTCCAAACCGATATCACCtgggtatgattcctgattccaaacccatacccacgcgCGAACCAAATACCCCATAAGTATTTAATAAACAATAAGATAAAGATATAGCGTACGAATTTGGATAGAAGTACGTTAACTTAGCTTCGAAGTATTTTAGATTTCTAGCCATATTAAAGTTGAATAGTTAATCCATATACAACTCTATGAACAATAGAATTTAAATTCAACTTGGGAgttatataataatattattatatgcACGTTTATTGTGACGATCGGTCTTAATGTAGCTTATATTAGCCTGATAGGATAAAATTTTGATAAAAAGTAGAGTAGAAGTAGGATACATCTTAGAGGCTTAGAGTTATGTTAGAGTCCTTCTATTAAGGTCTTAtacttttggacttaaagtcacttaatttcagttcactttagatcctataagttgattcgattcgattcgagatcctataagttcgattcgagatctaaTAAGTtgatcagatcctataagttcgattcgattcgagatcctataagttgattcgattcagatcctataaattcagttcagaaaaattcagatcctataattttagttcagaaaagctatatacggagtattattttaaaAAGCGATACAAAAACATTTGATATTAAGTATtcgatacatacattattatttcAAAAAAACAATCACTCCTCTCATTAATAATTTCAGCATCACAATAGATTTGGGCATGTTTGATAAAAAGCGGAAATAAGGCCATGTATTAGGTACGAAACAACATAGTCAAAaacatttggcgaggcaatggatccgttgttgagagtgatagtgaagatgaaagtgatgaggattatgataatatgaaaacaaatggttagaaaaaaaatataatatgtgatttatttgttatcgtaatgtaatcgtagtataatgtatgaacaaaccaataaATATAAAGGGgaaattttttattattttaccttgtgttttagactataattttttttatcaatgttctctcttggcaagtagtagtaataataataataataataataataataataataataataataattataataataataataataataataataataataataataataataataataacaataacaataataataacaataacaataacaataacaataacaataataataataataatagttaagttaaataaaataaaataaaataaaataaagttaagttcggcttttataagttcagttcagaaaagttcaaaTCTTATAAGTTCATTTCAGTTCAGAtcctttaagttcagttcagttcagatcctataagttcagatcagttcatatcctataaattcagttaagttcagatcaAATTcgtttaagtccaaaagaacagggcctaaaccAATTCAAAGTGTCGAACTACTATATATATACTCATATATTTACATATATGTATGTGCTTTCATCTTCACCAAAATATAATTAAGATGAATTATATGAGTTGTAGCTTAATTTTGAGCCTATCACAAGCTTCAAAATGGAACTCGATTGTGGATTGTGTATAGTAATGAAGACTTATATATGGACATTATCTTCCCGAATTACATAAGATTATGTTTAAGCTTCAAAACTGAGCTTGATTGCGGATTGTGtacaataatgataatgatgacaTATATATGGAGATTATCTTTCAGAATAACCTAAGATTAGGCTAAGATTATGTTTAAGCTTCAAAAGAGAGCTCGATTGCGGATTGTGTATACTAATGATAACCTATATATGGAGACTATTATTTCTAATAGCTACTCTTACGTCTTATTGGTTACTTCGTGTCTCCGTATACATGTGGCCATGTGGGTAATATTTGATGAAGTTATAAGGTAAGCAAGGATTAGAATGATAATTGTATTAGGGTGAgtttttaatttatttgtttggttATTTTATAAAAGATAAGTGGTATATCAATTCTTATTCCAATCCTGAAGGGATATAGAAGTAAATATCTCAATTTTGTACTTATATTTATTTAGA from Silene latifolia isolate original U9 population chromosome 2, ASM4854445v1, whole genome shotgun sequence encodes the following:
- the LOC141629332 gene encoding protein RER1A-like; the protein is MVAKMQVWGHPWLVGGQITMKPHVNEETKVISSPITYRYQTDYNINNNNNSMLSSGSGLGLVRVWNQIRAERKSKYVERTEKDYSVKGESNQVFRWCLTSVIVVAHAVRILYYDPGYYLLTYVSGCVCFRDLIFYLSLDTLSVWEASDWARIVHLTPDHQLIRHEPCINEFFRHKLSPDQFDSLVRRLYEFKFWYRTTRTMLFTFVLTWFPFLKCSRVGAGVLLYGIVVHGCELVYEGTAAHQM